The DNA segment TGCAACCTCTACCCCAACTGCTACAATGGAAGCtattgctgttgccgctgcgattaaaaaaaactttcttatttttacagGAACGTTTAtgtatatttaaatattttatattacagCTCTCCCGAGTTAGAGGACTGATAATGGAAGAAAACTGCTGCATCTTCCGGGCCATCAAAATAATAACGGGGTCATGGGGATGGTGAATGAATAGAGTCGAGattaatcgtttttttattattgatttgCTTCCAGAATGTTGAGAAAAGCCTTCGGCTAATTGCCGAGGTGGAACGACGGCCTGCTTTATGGCAAAAGCGGTCGGAGTTCTACAAAAACGGTATTCGGCGAAGGGATGCGTGGACCGAGATTGGTGGACTCTTGGACCTCACCGTCGAAGAGGCGAGCTACCAGTGGAGGAAGCTGCTGACCAGCTACAGGACTTATAAGTCCAAGCTGCGTAAAAGTCAGCAAAGCGGAGCAGGTActaatcaaatttaaaataatatgaaaTTGTTCAATGACATAATTTTATCATTCGTAGCGGCTGAGGACGTCTTCCACCCAAGATGGTTCGCCTTCGACGCGATGAGGTTCCTCGATGATACCATGAAGGACGGCACGCATCTCGATACGGtaagttgttttgttatttatctgtaaattttatatttcactGCGAGTTAAGGGCGGTCCTGtggcacagcaacaacatgcccgtcatgggttgaaGCCTCATATGGACCGTTCTCAAACGATCGCAAATAAATCGTTTTATCTGAATAACTTGCCAAGCGTGATTCACGTTGAACCATTCTTTCATCTAAACAATGGTGGGTGGACAATGCAAAGGTACAAGTGTACTAACGACGATGTGGGTTAGCATATTATTCATATAATGTATAATTGCATGTAATCTACGCACATTCTACGATTTAATAACTACTAATTAGCTTAATAATTGACACATACAAAGAGTTGTATTGCATTAATGATTAAGTTGGTTATTATACTTAAGATCATGTGCAATGTGTAAACGTATATTCAACAAGTCGTTTGGCGTGCGACAGGGTATGCCTTGTAGTCCGCTCATTGTAGCTGGAGCTCTCTCGCCTTctacaaaacgcccattgacgACCCTGTCAAAAGATGAAGGGCGAGTGTATGTATTGCGTGAAGCACTCTGTCGAAGAAAATTATGGAGATATATTGTTGTCATAATAACCGTTTTAGCATCTTCTGGCTCTAGCAGAATCGGGCTTTTATTAATGCGGAAACGGTTGGCTAAAATCCCGAACACATTTTCAACGATCATTCGAGCACGAGAGTGACGTTTGTTGAAAACTCTTTCAATTGTCCCTTCCGCATGCATGCCTCCAAATGGTCGAATGCAGTACCTGGTAAAAGCAAACGCTTTATCGCCTAAAAGAAAGTAAGGTACTCGCATTGCATATGGAACTCGCAGTGGTTCAGGTTCCGGTACATTCAAACTGTTGTTTTCCAGCCTCTGGTATAAGCGTGTGTTTTTAAATACACCTCCGTCAGATATTCCACCTTTTCCTCCAATATCTGCATGTAAAAAGTTGTAATCGGCATCTACTACCGCAAGTAAAACAATGCTGAAATAATGTTGATAGTTGTAATACTCTGATCCACTATTACTAGGCTTTTCCACTTGTACGTGTTTGCCATCAATGGACCCAATTGCATGCGGAAAATTCCACCTTTGTTCAAACTTTTTTGATTTCTCCTTCCATTCTTCTGCTGTGGACGGCATCTGAAATGATAATAACACATACaaagataaattaattatatatttcataaatttaactCATATGTATTGCTCGTCGTTGGATATCAATGCAaccttatttattttgtaactTTTTGATTATGCTatctcattattttttatctctcttttcAGTTCGATGACGACCTAGAACAAGACACCTCCACCCAAGCCCACCCAATCCCTTCTTGTTCCTATTCCTCAATTCCGCCCCAACCAACAATCCCAGCACCAACAATCCCAGCACCAACAATCCCAGCACCAAAtccagcaccaacaacagcacgaACTACAGCACCAACTACAGCACCAACCCCAGCACGAACTCCAGTACCGATCCCAGCACCAATCcgagcaacaacaactccAGCACCAACCCCAGCACAAACCCCAGCACCGACCCCAGCACCGACCCCAGCACCAAGCCCAGCACCCACTCCAGCGATGGAAAATTATTTGTCCATGTTTGGCCAGTGGGTGGGGGCATGGTTAATCCATTTACCACCAGACCAACAAAACGATGCCACTAATCGTTTGCGGCAGACGATGCTGGAGTGGGATCTGgaacacaataaaaaataaaataaaaaaaattacaaaaacatACCTTTACATAGCTCcgcaaatgtttatttaaacaagcacacacatccTTTACAATTTTGGCAATCGATGATTTAGAAACCTAAAATTATACAATACTCATTAAAATCCgaacatttcattttaattcgtTCAACATTAGGCTCTTGCATCGTTTTCGATTGCTGACTTCTCTTCACTTGCTTTTGTCCGAAAAAGTTTTATCAGTCCTGCGTACGAGGAGACGGTTTGAATGAGATTCGATGCTGCCACGGTGCTGCCATGGAAAAGACCGACGCAGCTACCGTCTCCAATCGGACCgccgaaacaagaaaaaaaacaaaacatacttaCCCGAAACAAGTATTGCAAACTTGCAAATGTCTCCCCCGTTGCCAAATACCGCAATGTTATTAAAAGCCTTTCTTGGGCCGTGATCGCTTCTCGCATATTTGTATCCATGCGGCTTATTTCTGGACCGACCAAGGCATAAAGACGATCGAAATCTTCGTGTTTCATCCGCATAAAATTTTTTATCGTATCGTTTACCATTTCGACCTTGATGTCGTCCAACAGACGATTTCCATCCTGTCTTCTGCGGAAGAAAACTGGTCGCATCCACCACCGACGGTTTCGCTGAAGACGCCGGTTGTAATTATGATCGTTGTTTGATAAATCATCACTCATGGCTGGAAAATGAAGCTGCTCACGAATTAACTCGCTCAATTGTGgcggaaaccaaaacaaaacaactcaacgcatgcaaatgatgtttatagctcagggttggcttcGCGGAAACGATATatctttttgacagataaatatatgcgcaatctgagattgcgcatcgtctattgctacggttagAAATATTACGCGATACAACCAGTTACAAGCTGCCCAAAGATGCACGAACACTGCTTAGAACAAAGCAATGTGGACgagaaataaagcaaataGCAGGAGGAGAATTTTGGTATCCAGGAATAAAAGCAGCTCTTGTGAAACAATTTGGTAATGTTCAACCAAGAGTCAACAAATTTTCATTAAACTTCTCCATCGATGGACTGCCATTACACAAAAGTTCTCGTAAGCAGTTTTGGCCAATATTAATGAGCATTGAAGAGATGCCCGAGGTTCCAGTATTAATGGTTGGAAATTTTTTGGGAGAATCAAAACCTGCAAGCCTGAAGGAATACCTTGAACCTCTAGTAAATGAACTCAACGAATTAATGGAGACTGGCATTGTAATAGCCAATAAGCTGATCACAGTACGCGTTTGGGCTTTCATCGCTGACTCACCTGCACGAGCTTTTATTAAAGGTAGGTTGTTGAAAATCTAGTAAAAAAGACAacatgtttatttaaaaaaagatgtcCATTACGGTCCAGCCAAAATTGTGACATGTATAACTAATATTACCTttctttttgtctttttttttcaggaGTAGCATACTTCAATCACAAAAATGGTTGCCAGAAATGTACCGTTGAaggaaaattcaacaaaactgCAAGAGTGATGTGTTTTCCCGACATAGACGCACCGCCGAGAACGCACGAAAACTTTAGGAACTGTAACTACGGCGAACATCACAGGGAAACAACGCCACTTATTAAGCTTCTCCATTTCGATATCATCAAGAATGTTATTATTGCAGATCTGTTGCATCTGATTGACTTCGGAGTTACACGAACGTCAATAAACGGCTGGAAATCCGGCAAGTTAGGTAGTGGTCCGAAATGGAGTAAAGAAACAATTGATAGGATCAATAACTTTCTTGACAAGGTGGAAATTCCTTTAGAGTTTCACCGCAAATTGCGTAGTATTGAAGATACCGGTTTTTGGAAAGCCAGTGAATTCATTATGTTTTTGAACTATGCTAGTTTCATAGTGTCGAAGGAGGTGTTAACAAAAGAACAGTATGAACATTTCATGTTATACTTTAGTGCGATAAGACTATTCTCTTCTGATTCTTACAAAGAACATTGGCCAGCTGCACATATTATGCTTAAACAGTTTGTTGTACAGTATGGTACTATTTACGGGGAACATCGGATAACCAGTAATGTGCATAATTTATTGCATGTTTTCGAAGATGTGAACAAATTTGGACCACTTCCTAAATTTTCTTCGTATCGCTATGAAGCTAAATTACAGGATGTGGGTAAAACCCTACGAAATGGACATAAGGTTTTGGTGCAGACGGCGAACAGGATATCTGAACAGATTCCAACACGCTCGTCAAGCAGTGAAAATTCACCTTTTCCTTACATTGAATCTAAAAGTAATGGTGTAGTTGCACACATTAATTCGATTATTACTCTTTATCCCAGTAAGCAATCCAATTGGTTTTTAACTCACGATGATTATATAGTTCAATATACCAGTGCAAAAATGGAAGGATCAGTTATGTACATTAGCGGCAAGGCTTTTAGTGAAATAGATGAAAGTACCACATACCACTCCTCTAGGTGGATGATAGATATGTTTGAAGCGAATATGTGCCATCTTTCCACaaatgaaatggtttttttacaatcagatataaaatgtaaaatggtAGCAATTAGTGTTGGGCATTGTGCGCGagtgcgcactgtgcgcacagcacacttcaATGTGCGCactgcacagcacactttgtactgtgcgagcacacttcgcacagtgcgcgcactccgcactgtgcgcgcactacgcactgtgcgcgcactccgcactgtgcgcgcactccgcactgtgcgcgcactcggcacttttcgcacactccgcacagtgcgcgcacttttcgcacagtgcgagcacagtccggacttttcgcacacttcgcacagtgcgagcacttttcgcacactccgcacagtgcgcgcacttttcgcacagtgcgagcacagtccggacttttcgcacacttcgcacattgcgagcacagtccggacttttcgcacacttcgcacattgcgagcacactccgcacttttcgcacacttcgtaCAGTGCAAGCTTCACTTGCTTCACTTtgcactgtgcgagcacacttcgtaccATGGTGGTACGCACACAAAGCAACCAATGACAAAtcattagagagagagagagatagatagagagagataaagagagggaagagagagagagagagagagagagagagagagatagagggagagagataaagagagagacagataaagagagagcgagataaagagaaaacgagattaagagagagagagagagagagagagagagagagcgagagagagaaagagagtgagagattgagagagagagataaagagagggagagatagagagagaaagagagaaagagagtgagagatagagagagatagagagatatagagagagataaagagagagagagcgagagggagagagatagataaagagaaagagagggagagagagagagagagagaggtagagagagatagagggagagagataaagagagggagagatataaagagagagcgagataaagagagagagagcgagagagagagcaagagagagtgagagatagagatagagggagagagataaagagagtgagagataaagagaaagcgagataaagagagagacagagagagagataaagagagggagagagagagagagaaagagagtgagagatagagagagatagagagagatagagagagataaagagagaaagagagtgagagagagatagagagagataaagatagggagagagagagagagagagagagagagagagaggtagagagagatagagggagagagataaagagagagataaagagagagcgagataaagagagagagagcgagagagagagagcgagagagagagaggtagagagagtgagagatagagagagagataaagaaagggagagagagagagagagagagagaaagagagtgagagagagagagacctaGTTTTCAATATCTGTAAGCATTTCAA comes from the Anopheles coluzzii chromosome 2, AcolN3, whole genome shotgun sequence genome and includes:
- the LOC120955523 gene encoding probable myosin light chain kinase DDB_G0271550, with amino-acid sequence MENESPNVPNRRNYIKLNVEKSLRLIAEVERRPALWQKRSEFYKNGIRRRDAWTEIGGLLDLTVEEASYQWRKLLTSYRTYKSKLRKSQQSGAAAEDVFHPRWFAFDAMRFLDDTMKDGTHLDTRPRTRHLHPSPPNPFLFLFLNSAPTNNPSTNNPSTNNPSTKSSTNNSTNYSTNYSTNPSTNSSTDPSTNPSNNNSSTNPSTNPSTDPSTDPSTKPSTHSSDGKLFVHVWPVGGGMVNPFTTRPTKRCH